One part of the Vibrio palustris genome encodes these proteins:
- a CDS encoding Sua5/YciO/YrdC/YwlC family protein, whose translation MNNIQESVCALTRGEVIAYPTEGVFGVGCDPDNSSAIQKLLTLKQRSKEKGLILIAASYAQLLPYINEDLLTPAQCEHVKQSWPGPVTWIMPASAQTSQWVRGQFDTVAVRVTDHPLVQALCQSYGKPITSTSANLSGLPPCMTAVEVAEQLHHGLGAILEGSTGGREKPTEIRDAQTLHILRQG comes from the coding sequence GTGAATAATATACAAGAGTCGGTGTGTGCATTAACACGTGGTGAGGTGATTGCTTATCCAACCGAAGGTGTATTTGGTGTAGGATGTGATCCAGATAATTCATCGGCTATACAAAAGCTTCTGACACTCAAGCAACGCTCAAAAGAGAAAGGACTGATTTTAATCGCGGCCAGTTACGCGCAGTTGTTACCCTACATTAATGAAGACTTGCTGACGCCAGCGCAGTGTGAACATGTAAAACAGAGTTGGCCAGGCCCTGTAACTTGGATCATGCCTGCTAGTGCCCAAACGTCTCAATGGGTACGAGGACAATTTGATACGGTTGCTGTGCGTGTTACGGATCACCCTTTAGTTCAGGCGTTGTGTCAATCTTATGGAAAACCGATTACATCCACGAGTGCCAACTTGTCAGGACTCCCTCCATGTATGACTGCCGTTGAGGTTGCCGAACAATTACACCATGGCCTTGGGGCAATACTAGAAGGAAGCACTGGTGGTCGAGAGAAGCCGACAGAAATTCGTGATGCGCAAACACTACATATATTAAGGCAGGGTTAG
- the hemF gene encoding oxygen-dependent coproporphyrinogen oxidase, with protein sequence MTVVNKEAVKIFLMSLQDDICRQLETVDGKSVFKEDAWTREPGERLGGGGRSRVMTEGNTFEQGGVNFSHVTGKQLPASATAHRPELAGRSFEAMGVSLVIHPNNPYVPTSHANVRFFIAEKEGEEPVWWFGGGFDLTPFYPFAEDCQFWHQTAKDLCAPFGDNVYSEHKEWCDKYFYLPHREENRGIGGLFFDDLNEWGFEACFAYMQAVGEGFTQAYIPIVEQRKAHAFGERERQFQLYRRGRYVEFNLVYDRGTLFGLQSGGRTESILMSMPPMVRWEYNYQPEPGSPEAQLSEFLTPKAW encoded by the coding sequence ATGACAGTAGTTAATAAAGAAGCCGTCAAAATATTTTTGATGTCTTTACAAGATGATATTTGTCGCCAGTTAGAGACGGTCGATGGTAAATCTGTATTTAAAGAAGATGCGTGGACACGCGAGCCCGGAGAGAGGCTCGGGGGAGGAGGACGTTCACGTGTTATGACTGAGGGCAACACTTTTGAGCAGGGGGGAGTTAACTTCTCTCATGTGACAGGTAAGCAACTTCCTGCATCAGCGACAGCCCATCGTCCTGAATTAGCCGGGCGCAGTTTTGAAGCCATGGGCGTATCATTAGTAATCCATCCTAATAACCCTTATGTGCCGACATCCCATGCCAACGTGCGTTTCTTTATAGCAGAGAAAGAAGGAGAAGAGCCTGTTTGGTGGTTTGGTGGTGGATTCGATTTAACGCCATTTTATCCGTTTGCCGAAGATTGTCAGTTTTGGCATCAAACGGCGAAAGACTTGTGTGCGCCATTTGGTGATAACGTCTACAGTGAGCATAAAGAATGGTGTGATAAATACTTCTATTTACCTCATCGAGAAGAAAATCGCGGAATTGGGGGCTTATTCTTTGATGATCTCAATGAATGGGGTTTTGAGGCTTGCTTTGCCTACATGCAAGCTGTTGGCGAAGGGTTTACGCAAGCCTATATACCCATTGTAGAGCAACGCAAAGCACACGCTTTTGGTGAACGTGAAAGGCAGTTCCAATTGTATCGCCGTGGGCGTTATGTGGAGTTTAATCTCGTCTATGATCGCGGTACTTTATTTGGTTTGCAATCGGGTGGGCGCACGGAGTCTATATTAATGTCGATGCCACCGATGGTGCGTTGGGAATATAACTATCAACCAGAACCCGGTAGCCCAGAAGCTCAATTAAGTGAGTTTCTTACGCCTAAGGCATGGTAA
- the aroE gene encoding shikimate dehydrogenase, whose translation MDSYNDQYAVFGNPIGHSQSPFIHTLFARQTDQAMVYTAELAPIDGFVQAMNAFFAEGGKGCNITVPFKEEAYQYADRLTERARLAGAVNTLKYLDDGGILGDNTDGEGLVQDLLMNQVLVKNKKILLIGAGGAARGVLKPLLDQAPQHITIVNRTLNKAQQLAEQFCEYGSVSALPIDDASEPFDIIINSTSASLDGKLPAVASSIVSKSTVSYDMMYGKGLTIFNQWAVDCGCVKTLDGLGMLVGQAAESFMLWRGLRPGARQILLELRRNLEG comes from the coding sequence ATGGACAGTTATAATGATCAATATGCCGTGTTCGGTAACCCTATTGGGCACAGCCAGTCTCCATTTATTCACACATTGTTTGCTCGGCAGACCGATCAAGCAATGGTATATACAGCCGAATTGGCGCCGATTGATGGATTTGTGCAAGCGATGAATGCCTTTTTTGCTGAAGGTGGCAAAGGGTGCAATATTACGGTGCCTTTTAAAGAAGAAGCATATCAATACGCAGATCGCCTTACTGAACGTGCTCGGTTAGCGGGGGCAGTGAATACATTAAAGTATCTAGATGACGGTGGTATTCTCGGAGACAACACCGATGGTGAAGGTTTAGTACAAGATTTGTTAATGAACCAAGTGCTGGTAAAGAATAAAAAGATTCTACTCATTGGGGCTGGTGGTGCGGCGCGTGGTGTCTTAAAGCCGCTTTTGGATCAAGCGCCTCAACATATTACTATAGTGAATCGTACTTTAAATAAAGCCCAGCAACTTGCTGAGCAGTTTTGTGAATATGGCTCGGTCAGTGCATTACCAATAGATGATGCCTCAGAGCCATTCGATATCATTATCAATTCAACGTCTGCTAGCTTGGACGGTAAACTACCTGCCGTTGCTTCCAGCATTGTGTCTAAATCGACAGTAAGTTATGACATGATGTATGGCAAAGGACTTACCATCTTTAACCAATGGGCGGTCGATTGTGGCTGTGTAAAAACATTGGATGGGTTAGGTATGTTAGTCGGGCAAGCTGCAGAGAGTTTTATGCTATGGCGAGGCCTACGTCCGGGCGCTCGACAAATCTTATTAGAATTACGTCGTAATTTAGAAGGGTAA
- a CDS encoding DUF1488 domain-containing protein, which yields MNQSVLFSDMKTWDEQRQSIYFTAQQGGALIDCWINKAGLEALSQKPVLDGPQAIQRFEECRFDIEDLAQEQIEDEAYNEAGEIEVIISLA from the coding sequence ATGAACCAATCAGTTTTATTTTCCGACATGAAAACGTGGGATGAGCAGCGTCAAAGTATTTATTTTACGGCGCAGCAAGGCGGCGCATTAATTGATTGTTGGATAAACAAGGCAGGACTTGAAGCTTTATCCCAAAAGCCGGTGCTTGATGGTCCTCAAGCAATACAACGATTTGAAGAATGTCGTTTTGATATTGAAGACCTGGCACAAGAGCAAATAGAAGATGAAGCCTATAACGAAGCAGGTGAAATAGAGGTGATTATTTCACTGGCTTAA
- a CDS encoding gamma carbonic anhydrase family protein, which translates to MNSIRSYQGICPQLGKDVYIDESAIIVGDIYVGDDSSIWPLVAARGDVNHIRIGERTNIQDGSILHVTHKNADNPAGHPLLIGNDVTVGHKVMLHGCTIHDRVLVGMGTIVLDGAIIEEDVMIGAGSLVPPGKTLHSGYLYMGSPVKQARPLTEKELTFLPQSAQNYVINKQVFLTEVKPVK; encoded by the coding sequence ATGAATTCAATCAGAAGTTATCAAGGTATATGCCCTCAACTAGGCAAAGATGTCTATATAGATGAGAGTGCCATCATTGTCGGTGATATTTATGTAGGTGATGATTCGAGTATTTGGCCATTAGTCGCCGCACGTGGCGACGTCAATCATATTCGCATCGGCGAACGTACCAATATTCAAGATGGTAGTATTTTGCATGTGACTCATAAAAATGCCGATAACCCCGCAGGCCACCCATTACTAATAGGTAACGATGTAACGGTAGGTCATAAAGTCATGCTACATGGATGTACGATTCATGACCGCGTTTTAGTGGGCATGGGAACCATTGTTCTTGATGGTGCCATCATAGAGGAAGATGTGATGATTGGGGCAGGCTCTTTGGTTCCTCCAGGGAAAACATTACACAGCGGCTATCTTTATATGGGCAGCCCAGTCAAACAGGCTCGCCCACTAACAGAAAAAGAACTGACTTTTTTACCTCAATCCGCTCAAAACTACGTTATCAATAAGCAAGTATTCTTAACCGAAGTTAAGCCAGTGAAATAA